Within Mongoliitalea daihaiensis, the genomic segment TACCAATCGTCTTATTGTACCATTCCTGTCCCTCCCATTTGTTTGGTAGAAAAAAAATAGGGAAGCCAAAAAGCAATAAAAGTAAGAAGACAAATGTCTTACGATAATTGGCCACAAAACCGAGACTTCTATTATAAATCCTAAAAGAACGAGCTCTCTTCCTTAACTGTGCTATACTCAATTTACGACCCTCCTTTGCTTTAGACCCAAATAAGAGTTCGTACATCGCAGGAGTAAATAATAACGCTACTAACAATGATACTGCCAACATCACCGCTACCACCACTGAGAATTCGGTCAGATTCTTTCGGTCTTCCTCCGGTAGAAAAAACACAATCATCAATGCTGCTATAGTCGTCAAAGAGGCTGCCAATAAAGCCAAAAACACCTTTCGGTTTCTATGCTTGTGCAAATGGTCTATCATAATGATCGCATTATCCACGATTAGACCGAAAGAAATGGTAAGTCCAGCAATGGTATAGAGGTGTATATCAATGCCCATCATATACAGTACCAAGGCTGTAAGACTCAAATTAACTACAATTCCCAAGAATAAGGTAGTCAGGTATTTCAGGTTTCGATTGATCAAAAAGATAAAGACAATCAATATCAAAATCGACAATCCAGATCGCTTGTAAATCTTATTGAGCTCTTTTTCCAAAAACTCCGTATCATCGCTCTCTAGACGCACCTCAAAACCTGCTGGCAGCAAACTTTTTGCATCCTCCACAGCTGCTTTGATTGATTGGGCTAAGAGTACCTTATTAACTCCATCTCTATTAAAAACAGACAGTGTAACAGAGTTATTTCCATTGATTCGGTAATAAGATGTGGGTTCAGCCTCTTCGAGGGTCAACTGGGCGAGATCACGTAGATAAACTTCTTTCCCTTCCCGTAAAGTGATGAGAAGCTGCTCCAACTGCTCCAAGGAGGTCAGAGATCGGTCAAATTGGATGAAAAGTGTTTCGTTGCGAGTATTCAGTACAGCCCCGGGGTAATTAACACCAAAGGAGCCACGAATAACCGCCTCTAAATCAGATTTACTTAACTGATAGCGCTGTAGACGCTTGATATCGTAGGTGATAAATAATTGCAAATCATTGGCGCCTCTGACAGTGACTTCTTCAATTTCTTCAAATTTGTTGAGTGATGTTTTTAAAACATCCTCAGCTATTTTTTTGATTTCAAAAGAAGCAAATGGTCCATTGACCGAATATGTCAAAATAGGGTTTTTCGCAGTCGATTTACGCTCTTCAGATTGCCTGACAATTGGATAAGACACTTTGGGGTCCAAATTCGGATAAACTTGCCGAATGATGGACGCCACCTCAAATTTCTTAAACTCCATATCTGTCTGTTTGTCAAAACGCAGCGTGATTGAGCCCATGTCATAATTGGATACCGAATTGACTTTTTTCAAATCAGCCAACTGCGAAAGTGCTCCTTCCAAAGGTGAAGTAGCTAGCTTTTCTACCAAATCAGGTGAAGATCGAGGCACACTGTAGGTAACAGAAAGCACAGGCTCTCTTTCCCGAGGATTCAAATCCACAGAAAGTCTTGGCACCAAGGCAAACCCTATGATACTGATTACTACAAACGATATGATAATCCTGAATGAAGACATATTTTTTAAATGCGAGATACTCGACGCAAGAGTTTAGACTTATCAGCTTCAAGCAGCAATTAATACTTGCGAACTACACAGCTATTCGTACTTAACTTTTCTGGCATCGAAAATTGGTTTTCGCTTTTTACTTAATTATTGGATTTACATGGTTTTTACTCCAATGAAATATTCGATGTGTTTTGATTTTAAACGTTCGCTTCTACTGTATCGGCTCTGATTTTCTCTTTTTTCGTAAGTATCCAATACGCTAGAGGCACGAAATATAGCGCTGTAAATGTACCGATTGTCAAACCACCAATAACTGAAAATACAAGTGGTCGCTGAAGATCTGCACCAAGCCCTGCACTGAAAACTACTGGCAACAAAGCCAAGATGGTAGTTACTGAAGTCATCAAGATTGGTTTCAGTCGAATTTCACCAGCTTCATACAAGGCCATTTCCAGCGCTTCTTGCATTGAAAACTTATCTTGATACGTCACCCGAAGACGATTGATAGTATCAATTTTCAAAATAGCGTCATTTACCATGATCCCCAACATTACAACAAGTCCAATCGCTGACATCACATTCAAACTTGTTCCAGTAATCAGCAATACCATAAACGCTCCTGCAACTCCTAGAGGTAAGGTAAAGATGACAATCAATGGCTGAAGAAAATTTTCGAATTGTGCCGCAAGAATAAAATAGAGAAGTAGAACCGATACCAATAAAATCCCAACCAATTCTTGAATAGTCTCTCGATCTTTGAAATACTGCCCAAAGAAACTAACCCCTAAATTATTTTCATTTGCCCATTGAGAAATCGCAGTAGTGTGAACTTCGGGCTTGGAATCCTCTAACAAGACAGATTGATAAATCCCACCCTTATCGGAGGTTACAAACTTGTAGTGATTTTCATAATCAAAGCTGATAAAATTGATTAAAGCATACTCTGTCCCATCCTTCCCAATCAATGCATTGGTTCGTAACAATCGCTCAAAATCAGCATACTCAGTTCTCAACTTGATAGGAGTGATTTCACCAAAACGCTTGATATCGGTGATAGTGAAGGAACCGAATAATTGTTTTACCTTTTCCTGTAGGTCATTTGGACTTATTCCATATAAGGCTAGCTTCCCCGCATCCAATCGAAACACTACGGAGGCTTCTTTTTGCAGGCCAGGCCCCCTAGTAAATTCAGGAACAGGAAATTGCTCTAGAAATCCATCCATCTTTTCTTCTGGAACTGGTTTTTTAGAAACCATGTCTTTCCAACGGACTTCGTAATAAGGGATATTGGTATTGAATAGCTGATCAAATGCATTAGGAGCATCCGTAATATCGAAGAACGAATTGGGATACTGTGTACTCAAATAGTTTTCCAAAACCTTCATCTTCTCAGCTTTAAGCTCTTGTGTTTCAAACAAAAAATATACACTTGCTTCCTGCAAAGAACTTTCTCCATCAAATAAGAGGAATTGACGCACGCCTACATCCGCTTCTGATTTTTCATAATTCCCTTCCAACAAACCTAACAAGCGAAGCACACGCTCTTTGTTTTCATCGACACCAATCGGTTCATTCCAATTAATTTGAACCACAGCATCAAATTTTTCAATAGGAGGTAATCCACGCACGTCCAAAAGTTGGGATAAAGCAAGTCCTAATGGGATCAGAATCAAAAAGAAGAAAAAACTGACTTTACGATACGCAAAAATATGCTTGTAAAGCTTTTTATACCCTTTCAATACCCATAAAAAAAGTTTACTATCCTCTCCTTGAACACCTTTACTTTCAGTGCTTTTAAAGAATAAATGATACAACATGGGAAGGAAAATAAAGGCAACCATCAAGGAAACCCCCAAAATAGCAGCCACAGAAATCGCTTGATCCTTGAACAAGGCTCCCGAAATCCCACTCAAAAACACCAATGGTACAAATACCGCCAAGGTAGTCAATACAGAGCTGATCAAAGCTGACATTACCTCATTGACTCCTGCAACGCAAGCCTCAAACAAAGCTAATCCTTGCTTCCGCTTACGGGTGATATTATCCAAAACAATGATGGAATTATCAATCAACATCCCAAGACCCAAGGCTAAACCTGATAAGGAAATGACATTGATAGAAACCTCAAAGAAATAAAATACCAAGAAACTAATCAGTAATGAAACAGGTAGGGAGACCCCTATGATGATGGGCATACGGTAATTTCCCATAAAAATGAACAACACCCCGAATGCAAACATCCCTCCAAAAAGGAGAGAGGTCTGCAGATTGCTGATTCCCGCATTGAGTAATACTGATTGATCTTGTGTCAATGCAAATTCAACCTGTGGGTAATCTACTTTAAAAAGCTCGACTGCTTCATAAATTTTTGGAACCAGCTCATTCATTTTGGCTGCAGCTTGCTTGTGAACGGTAATTACCAAGCCCTCTTCCTGCCCAAACAAATGATGTCCCAAGACATCTCCTATTTCATACCGGACATCAGCTACTCTACTCAAAGGTACTGTAATGCCTTCGCGTGAGGTTACTGGTAATTGACTAATGTCATCGGGATTATTGACTCGGGTAGCTAAGCGCAAATAATAGCGAAACTGCCCATCTTCTACGGATATCCCAGGAAGCTCTTCGTTCCCAAATCGAATAGCACTGATTACCTCCTGAGCAGTCATACCCAATGCACGTAAAGCAGGAATGTTTGGAGTAACAGCAATGACCCGCTCTTTTCTTCCGTTGATATCGACAAGAGATACACCCTCCAATTGCTCCAATCGCTTTTTCAAAACATTTTCTGTCAGTAAGCTGACTTCTGAATAATCAAAGCCTGTTTTGGGAACCACTTGGACGCGGATGATAGGAATATCATTGGTATTGATCCGGATCACTTGCGGTCTGGGAAGATCATTGGGTAGACTGTTGGTCAATCGGTCGATTTTTTCATTCACTTCGATGTAGGCCAACTCCATTTTGGTCCCGTAATCAAAGGTCAAGCGTACATTCCCTACTTCTGAGCCCGCCTTACTTTCCATATCTTCCAACCCACCCAAAGTCATGAGTGACTCACGGATAGGATAGAGTACGTTTTGTTCAATAGCTTCAGGAGAAGCATTGGGGTAGTTGACTTTGATGACTATTTGAGGCACATCGATAGGCGGCAGCAAACTAATAGGCAACGCACGAAATACGATGACTGCAAAAACCATCAAGGCAATAAAAATCATGCTGACCGCAATTGGCCTTTGGAGTAAGAAACGTACCATGCTTAATCCTTTACAATTTGTACAGGGGCTTGGTGAGCCAACTGAAGATTATTGGTGGTAATGACTGTAGCTCCATCATCAATTCCTGAAAGAATCTCTACTTCCTGCCCATTGTCTTTACCAACTTCTACATAATTCCATTTGGACTCATTTTTGTCTATTGTAAAAACGACAGCCCGCTGGGAGCGGTACACCAAAGCTTGCTTAGGAACAACAAGTGAATTATTCTGTGGTGCGCGAATAATTGCGCGCGCATTCATCCCTGGAAGCATTTTACTAGCTGAGGTCAAGAGAATCCCAACTTGGACTAGTCCATTTTCGTCTACTTTTGGATTGATGCTTTGTACAGCGCCAGTCAGTTGATCTCCACTACCTACCGGGTAAATTTCTGCTTTCTGACCTATACTGATCAATGCGATATCAGATTCCAAAACCTTGACTTTTAATTCCAATCGGCTAGGACTGATGATTTCCAAAAGTTCATCACCTGCCTTTACCAAACTACCCCTTTTGATTTTCAGATCTGCAACTTTTCCTGTGATAGGTGCCTTGATGATTGTTTTTTCTAAGTCCAATTCAGCTTCTTTCAGGTCAATCTCAGCAGTAAACAACCCACTTTTAGCCTTTAACTGTTCTTCGATTTGGGTAATGCGTTGGGCATCTCCTGAGTTGAGTATGGTTTCAAAACTCAATAAATCAGACTGATAGACAGATTGTGCATTTTTTAAAGCGATTTTAGCTTTTTCTAGCTTAAACTTTGCTTCTGTATCATCCAGTTTGGCTAAGATTTTTCCTTTTTCTACAAGTTCACCTTCTCTAGCATTCAATTCTAACAAATAGCCTGCTCGCTCGATGACTACCATGATTTGCTCCGGAGCTTCAATTTTACCGGATGCATTGATTAAGTAATCAAATGATTTACGCTCTGCAGTAGCTACTCTTACGGGAGTGGCCGCCACTTCCCCTCTAAAAGATTCTAATGGGATTTCCTCCCCTTTTTGTTTTTCTTCTGTACAAGCAAAGGCAACTAAAAATGCAATCCAAAGAATATGCGGAAACTTGACTTTCATAAGATAGAATTAAATTGAGTGGTTTAAATAACTAAGTTTTTAACCAAAAAACAAAATAGAAATGTTAAAAATTATTTTACACACAAAAAATTAGCTCATTTTTTGCAAAAATGAGCTTCTTTCAATTAGGAAGCAATGGTGTTGGCTACCCTTGTACCTATTATTTTATCGAATGAAGCTATTGTTGAGAAGGTATCCACTTGAAGTGGAAACGTAAAAATTTCAGGTTTGTCAAATTCTAACTCTATGGGGTTTTCATAAAGCCTCAATCGCAAATCTTCTGGCTTATCATCCTGAAAATGTTCCATCAACTTTAGGACTACTTCTTCATCTGCTACCTCCACTCGAACATGAACTATACCATCGCGCACCATATCCAACTGCTCAGCAGCTCCTCTAGACAAATCAATAATTCGTTTGGAAGATTGTGGCAATCGATCGTTGATTCGTACCCACACCTCATTTCCATTTTTCAAATTGGTCACTTTCAACATAGTTCCAAAAGGGAGATATTTATGCGCAGCTGTCAGCGCTTTCATATCATAAATCTCTCCATTAGCAGTTTTTCTCATATGGAATTTCTTTCCATAGAAACTGGCAACTCCCTCTTGGATTTTTAAACGTTCCTCCAAGGTAGGCAGCGTGTCACTAGCCCAACCCACCACTGGAATTGCAAGCAAAATCACCACTATGAGGAAAATATTTTTCATTGCGAACCAATAAGCAATTCATGTACCAAAAAACATTTATAGCAAGCGTACAATCTGTTTTTTATACCAATTCTACATGCAAAATATATACAAACAGCTGAAAATAAAACTTTTAAAATATCTAAATCAAAAATAGCTCTGAAATCACCCTAGATGTCCTGCTTTGTTTCGTTTACAATGATCCAACAAAAACTCTAAAGCATCTAGCTGCTCCTCCCATATTTGGGCACTTGAACGATAAGCAGAACCAGCCTCACGAACTCTCTGTATAGCTTCTGCGGGTTCTACAGTTAAGAAAATCACCTGAGTTTCTATCCCCAAATCTTTCGCTTGATAAATCAAATCCATAAATGGACTAGTCCCTTCGGATACTACAGGACACTCCACAACAACGGTTTTGTCATCTTCGAAAGCCATAAAAGCCTCCCATGGGATTTCATTGTAAAGCTCAATAAAAGCATCATTATCCTCTACCCTAAAGCCATCCAACACTGGTTGAAGTGTTCCGAAGCGGGCCATACTTTCCTGAAACAAATCCATTACATGAAACTTTTTATGGTCCGCATAATTTTTCTCAATAAATGTGCTTTTGCCGGATCCCTGAATCCCTATTACAAAAATCATTTTTCTCATTCTTCACTTGTTTAATTGTTTACCATAACTCCACATCACTCCCCATATTTCATGATAAGCCGCCAGTTTATCCTTCTGGGATGGTACTCTAGCCACTTTACTTTTGAAATTTGGGTAATCCAAGTCAAGGATTTTTTGAGCAACAATCGCCGCCATTTCCTTTTTTGGTACCAAGACTCTGAAGCGGTAATCCGCATCTAGAATTTCCACAATTTGCTCAGACGAAAAAAGACTGAGTAAATCCTTTTGAACTCGCGCACGGACCATTAACATATCCGGGAGTTCACGGTGTTGTACGATGGAAATAAATCCATCTGTTGACGCTATCCACATATCAATAAGAATTTGTTTTTACGCAGGTATGGAGCTTAATTTTTTCGGAGCTTGACTTTAAAAAATCAAATAAATACAGAGCTCTAGCTCAACTACATTACGAATGTACTTCTCAATTTTTCAATAAAAAAATTAATGACACTAACTGTCGAAAAAAGAATGCAATTAAGGAACTATCCAAGAACCTTCCCAGGAGTCATTTTTAAGAAAAAATTGGGCTCTTTGGTGTTCTAAACCATTCAATTGTAATACCTCAAACATGATTGGTTTCAATTCTATCACAGCAAAGTAACGGGGATCATCCAATTGGTCTTCCCAGACAAATGCCGCGCTAGGCTCCACAATGGGAGTACCTGGTGCGAGTTTGGAGTTATATGCCTTTTGTGCTTCTCCCTGTACGCGAGACCAGTGCGCATGAGCCATGTCATCCCCTTGGTGAATCAGGGCATCCGCTTGGATTCGGACCTGTGCGCGCTTTTGTGGATGATAACATGTAAGCGATACCTTTGGGTTTTGTAGTATGCTTTTCACTTTTTCTGTGCGACTATCGGAATAAAAAACCAGGTTCAATGATGCATCTATCATTCGCATAACCACATATCGAGCATCTGCTGCTTGGTTACACACAGTTGACAATACTACAAATCGAAAAGGATGCTTTTTATCTAGCGTGCCTCTCCTTAACTCATGCTTGAGATCTTGGAATACAGTATCAAGTGTGGCATCTATTGAAATAAGCATCGGAAAGGAGTTAATGTATCTACTCTTGGAACCGATCGAAGTTAAAAAAGTTTGATTAAACACTCGGTAATAAAAAAAGGCCAGTTGAAAAAATCAACTGGCCTTTTTGGTATTCATAAATCACCAAGATGTCAACATCTCTTAAACCTCAACCGAATCAATATTTTTGAAATATACTTGTCTATCTGCATCCAGATCCACCAATACCGCAGAGTCATTTTTGACATAGCCTGAAAGGATTTGTTTGGACAGTTCGTTTAAAACCAAACGTTGCATAGTCCGCTTCAAGGGTCTTGCACCAAATTGCGGATCAAAGCCAACCTCGCCCAAATAATCCAATACCTCTGGAGTTGCTTCAATTTCAATAGATGCTTGTTCTAATCGTTTTTGAATTTCTCTCCATTGGATGTCAACAATTTTTCGGGTAACAGTTTTGGTCAATGGCTCAAACATAATCGTGTCATCAATTCTATTGAGGAATTCTGGTCTGACCGACTTTTTAAGCAATTCATATACCTCCTGTTTGGTTTTTTCCAATATTAAGTCTTTGTTCCATTCTTCCATTTCAGCAAATCTCTCTTGAATCAAGTGGGAGCCAATGTTAGTAGTGAGGATAATGATGGTATTTTTAAAATTCGCGATTCTCCCCTTATTATCTGTGAGCCTACCATCATCCAATACTTGCAACAAGATATTGAATACGTCTGGATGTGCTTTTTCGATTTCGTCAAGCAAGATCACTGAATAGGGCTTTCTGCGGACTGACTCAGTCAATTGTCCTCCCTCATCATAACCTACATATCCTGGAGGTGCTCCCACCAATCGCGAAACGGAATGACGTTCTTGATATTCAGACATGTCAATCCTTACCATTGCATTTTCATCATTAAAGAGGTATTCTGCTAAGGCTTTGGCTAATTCTGTTTTCCCAACTCCCGTAGTCCCCATGAAAATAAATGACCCAATAGGTCTTCTGGGATCTTGAAGGCCTGCTCTACTTCTTCGGACGGCGTCGGATAAGGCAATGATAGCTTCGGTTTGACCAGCTACCCGTTTCTCAAGCTCATCCTCTAAGTGCAGGAGTTTTTCTCGGTCACTTTGAATCATTTTGGAAAGCGGTATACCTGTCCATTTAGAAACTACAGCAGCTATATCTTCACTATCGACTTCCTCTTTCAACAAAGGAGATCCTTGCTGCATCTCCTCCAATTGCCTTTTGAAGGATTCCAGTTTTTGTTCAGCTTCGATGATTTTCCCGTAACGGATCTCAGCCACTTTCCCAAAATCTCCAGCGCGTTCGGCTTGTTCTGCCTCTACTTTAAGTTTATCAATGGCTTCTTTCTCTCGTCGAATGCCCATAATGACAGCTTTTTCAGCCTCCCATTTAGCCTTAACAGCTTGCCTTTTTTCGGTCAAATCTGCTATTTCCTTGCTGAGGACAGTCTCTTTATCCTTGTTGTTTTCTCTTCTGATCGCCTCTCGCTCAATTTCTAATTGCATTATGCGACGATTGAGCTCATCCAATTCTTGTGGTAAGGAATCGATTTCCATCCGAAGCTTAGCGGCAGCCTCATCCATCAAATCAATGGCTTTGTCAGGTAAGAATCGATCTGAAATATATCGTTGGGACAATTCTACGGCTGCTATTACTGCATCATCCTTGATGCGGACTCCATGGTGCAACTCATATTTATCCTTGATCCCTCGTAAAATGGAAATCGCATCTGCTGCATCCGGTTCGTCCACCATTACTGCTTGGAATCTACGTTCCAGAGCTTTATCCTTTTCTATGTATTTTTGGTACTCTTTGAGGGTTGTTGCGCCGATAGCATGCAATTCACCTCTCGCCAACGCCGGTTTCAGTAAGTTGGCAGCATCCATGGCTCCTTCCCCTCCACCTCCTGCGCCAATCAAGGTATGAATCTCATCGATAAATAAGATAATTTCCCCATCGGAGTCTGTCACTTCTTTGATAACCGCTTTCAAACGTTCTTCAAATTCTCCTTTATACTTGGCACCTGCTACCAATAACCCCATATCCAACGATATTAAAGTTTTGGTTTTGAGGTTTTCGGGAACATCCCCACTTACAATCCGCTGAGCAAGGCCTTCTACGATGGCAGTTTTACCCACTCCCGGCTCACCCAACAGTATGGGATTATTTTTGGTCCTTCTGGCCAAAATTTGCAAAACTCTCCGGATCTCCTCGTCTCGACCGATGACAGGGTCTATTTTACCCTTCTTGGCTAATTCGTTCAGATTTTTGGAATATTTTTCCAAAGCTCTGTACTTGGCTTCTGCATTTTGATCTGTCACTTTATTTCCTTGTCTTAATTGCTTGATTGCTTCGATTAGGGCTTTTTCTTCAAGACCTTGATCCTTTAATAATTGGGCTGTTTTATCCGAGCCAGCCAAGATTCCTAATAAGAGATGTTCAATCGCCACGAAATCATCACCAAATCGTTTCAATTGCTCTTTGGACTTTGCTAGGGCTTGTTGAGAAGCCTGAGAAAGATAGGGCTGTTGACCGCTCACCTTGGGTAAAGAAGCAAGAACTGAATCCAACTTTTCTATCAGAATGCTTTTGTTGATTGTAGATTTTTTAAACAGAAAATCCACCACATGCTCATCATCTGCCAAAATCCCTTTAAGGATATGCGCAGGCTCAATGGCTTGCTGCTGTGCAGTCATAGCCAACTCTGCTGCCTTTTGAATAGCTTCCTGAGATTTGATTGTATATTCCTTGAAATCCATATTGATCGAATTTACTAACCTGTTGACAGCTAGCAATCAAAAAATAATCCAAGGGATAAAAAATCAAAAAAACTGAAAAAATGTCTTATTTTAAAGATTTTCTGTTTTAAAACATGCCATTTAGTCATGGAAAGTAGTGGAAAATACCACTCCTTCATGGAGACAAACACTTAATTTGAGTCTTCGACTACTTTAGTTCGTTGTTTTTCTTCATCGGTCATATACCGATCTATATCGCGTTGGTATCGCTGAATGTTCATCTCTGCCTCCTGTACTGCAATTTCAGTCTTTTTAATCGCTAACTCCATCTTTGCAAAATCAGCATCTGTCTTTTTCCCCTTTTGACGGGCCTTCTCTAGTGCTAATACCTGTTTTGAAAGTTTCAATTCAGCCTTTCCCCTTTGAGTCAAGGCTTTATCATAATTTTTCCTTGCTTTCTCTAAGTTACCAAGTCTCTTTTGCTCAGCTTTTTCAAGTGCCTGCTCTTGTTTAAGGGCCGCTTGAATCTTTTTCTCTTCGGCTTTAAGTTTGGCTAATTGCTGTTTTTCTTCTTTTTCCAGGCGCTTTTGCTCGGCAATCTCTTCCTTGCTTACTTCTTGAGCAAAAACATTAACCCCTGAACTAAAAAACAGGATTAATACAAAATAAAATGCGATTCCAATTTTCATCTTAACAATAGTTTAATTTTGCTATCTTGGCAATTTAAGTGATTTTTTTCGGCGAAAGGTCTCTTAGTTATCAAAAAAAAACACTTTCTACATTAAAATTACAATTTTTTGCTAGAATGTACTAAAGAATTTAATAATTTACGCTTTGATAGCTTGTTTTAGCAAACCATGAATCCAACCCTTGCGTTTAATCCCCTATCAGTACCTGTATTTGCCACTGGAGTTTTATTCCTAGTACTTTATTTCCTTTCTGCAAGGTCTGATAATAAACAAGGAGAAAGAAATTTTTCATTTCTTATGATCACTTGTTTCTTCTACGGTCTTTTATATGGCTTAGAATTATCTGCCGTCACAGTTGAGACATTAGTTTTATTTTTCAAGTTAGAGTTTATGGCAGGTGTGTTCATTGCACCTTTTTTACTGTTATTTATTTTAAAGTATTCCGATAAATCAAAATACATCACACCTATCAATACTTCCATTCTTTTAGGAATATCTATATTTTTCTTAATTATGATATGGACGAATGAGATTCATCATTTATTCTATCGTGAAATCTCTGGAGCACAAAATGAACTTTTCT encodes:
- a CDS encoding efflux RND transporter permease subunit — its product is MSSFRIIISFVVISIIGFALVPRLSVDLNPREREPVLSVTYSVPRSSPDLVEKLATSPLEGALSQLADLKKVNSVSNYDMGSITLRFDKQTDMEFKKFEVASIIRQVYPNLDPKVSYPIVRQSEERKSTAKNPILTYSVNGPFASFEIKKIAEDVLKTSLNKFEEIEEVTVRGANDLQLFITYDIKRLQRYQLSKSDLEAVIRGSFGVNYPGAVLNTRNETLFIQFDRSLTSLEQLEQLLITLREGKEVYLRDLAQLTLEEAEPTSYYRINGNNSVTLSVFNRDGVNKVLLAQSIKAAVEDAKSLLPAGFEVRLESDDTEFLEKELNKIYKRSGLSILILIVFIFLINRNLKYLTTLFLGIVVNLSLTALVLYMMGIDIHLYTIAGLTISFGLIVDNAIIMIDHLHKHRNRKVFLALLAASLTTIAALMIVFFLPEEDRKNLTEFSVVVAVMLAVSLLVALLFTPAMYELLFGSKAKEGRKLSIAQLRKRARSFRIYNRSLGFVANYRKTFVFLLLLLFGFPIFFLPNKWEGQEWYNKTIGSTVYQEDIRPHVDKWLGGSLRMFVRGVFEKSSYREAEKTRLYVNARLPFGNTLDQMDFIMKEFEGFLKGVAGIDQFVTYVQSGQSARIIITFKEEYEKSALPYQLKGRLSVKSTDWSGARWSIYGVGQGFYTGAGGEGIPSFRVTMKGYNYDELERQSEILAEKLLRHKRIQEVNTNERLGWDEQKTEEYVLRLDQNSMALGKTNQFEVVSALLDVTKPTNPTTYLTLDDKNYGVVVQEKESQTYSRYDLQENSLIKDNDKIFKVSNFGSLNKEFTTNALHKEDRQYIRLVAFEYMGSAKFGNEYLDEVLTEMKATMPIGYTASKQTWSWTWDKAKRQYSLILVLIVGIFFITSVLFENLRQPFYIIVIIPIAFIGLFLIFSLFDFYFDQGGYAAFVLLGGLAVNAAIFIVNDLNNRREGLYNRNVIKAVAGKAIPIMLTILSTCFGLIPFIMEGQNEIFWFSLAIGTIGGLIFSIIGVFIALPVFLWKKVKPSQKTA
- a CDS encoding efflux RND transporter permease subunit, coding for MVRFLLQRPIAVSMIFIALMVFAVIVFRALPISLLPPIDVPQIVIKVNYPNASPEAIEQNVLYPIRESLMTLGGLEDMESKAGSEVGNVRLTFDYGTKMELAYIEVNEKIDRLTNSLPNDLPRPQVIRINTNDIPIIRVQVVPKTGFDYSEVSLLTENVLKKRLEQLEGVSLVDINGRKERVIAVTPNIPALRALGMTAQEVISAIRFGNEELPGISVEDGQFRYYLRLATRVNNPDDISQLPVTSREGITVPLSRVADVRYEIGDVLGHHLFGQEEGLVITVHKQAAAKMNELVPKIYEAVELFKVDYPQVEFALTQDQSVLLNAGISNLQTSLLFGGMFAFGVLFIFMGNYRMPIIIGVSLPVSLLISFLVFYFFEVSINVISLSGLALGLGMLIDNSIIVLDNITRKRKQGLALFEACVAGVNEVMSALISSVLTTLAVFVPLVFLSGISGALFKDQAISVAAILGVSLMVAFIFLPMLYHLFFKSTESKGVQGEDSKLFLWVLKGYKKLYKHIFAYRKVSFFFFLILIPLGLALSQLLDVRGLPPIEKFDAVVQINWNEPIGVDENKERVLRLLGLLEGNYEKSEADVGVRQFLLFDGESSLQEASVYFLFETQELKAEKMKVLENYLSTQYPNSFFDITDAPNAFDQLFNTNIPYYEVRWKDMVSKKPVPEEKMDGFLEQFPVPEFTRGPGLQKEASVVFRLDAGKLALYGISPNDLQEKVKQLFGSFTITDIKRFGEITPIKLRTEYADFERLLRTNALIGKDGTEYALINFISFDYENHYKFVTSDKGGIYQSVLLEDSKPEVHTTAISQWANENNLGVSFFGQYFKDRETIQELVGILLVSVLLLYFILAAQFENFLQPLIVIFTLPLGVAGAFMVLLITGTSLNVMSAIGLVVMLGIMVNDAILKIDTINRLRVTYQDKFSMQEALEMALYEAGEIRLKPILMTSVTTILALLPVVFSAGLGADLQRPLVFSVIGGLTIGTFTALYFVPLAYWILTKKEKIRADTVEANV
- a CDS encoding efflux RND transporter periplasmic adaptor subunit, which translates into the protein MKVKFPHILWIAFLVAFACTEEKQKGEEIPLESFRGEVAATPVRVATAERKSFDYLINASGKIEAPEQIMVVIERAGYLLELNAREGELVEKGKILAKLDDTEAKFKLEKAKIALKNAQSVYQSDLLSFETILNSGDAQRITQIEEQLKAKSGLFTAEIDLKEAELDLEKTIIKAPITGKVADLKIKRGSLVKAGDELLEIISPSRLELKVKVLESDIALISIGQKAEIYPVGSGDQLTGAVQSINPKVDENGLVQVGILLTSASKMLPGMNARAIIRAPQNNSLVVPKQALVYRSQRAVVFTIDKNESKWNYVEVGKDNGQEVEILSGIDDGATVITTNNLQLAHQAPVQIVKD
- a CDS encoding septal ring lytic transglycosylase RlpA family protein, whose product is MKNIFLIVVILLAIPVVGWASDTLPTLEERLKIQEGVASFYGKKFHMRKTANGEIYDMKALTAAHKYLPFGTMLKVTNLKNGNEVWVRINDRLPQSSKRIIDLSRGAAEQLDMVRDGIVHVRVEVADEEVVLKLMEHFQDDKPEDLRLRLYENPIELEFDKPEIFTFPLQVDTFSTIASFDKIIGTRVANTIAS
- a CDS encoding AAA family ATPase; translation: MRKMIFVIGIQGSGKSTFIEKNYADHKKFHVMDLFQESMARFGTLQPVLDGFRVEDNDAFIELYNEIPWEAFMAFEDDKTVVVECPVVSEGTSPFMDLIYQAKDLGIETQVIFLTVEPAEAIQRVREAGSAYRSSAQIWEEQLDALEFLLDHCKRNKAGHLG
- a CDS encoding pyridoxamine 5'-phosphate oxidase family protein, which codes for MLISIDATLDTVFQDLKHELRRGTLDKKHPFRFVVLSTVCNQAADARYVVMRMIDASLNLVFYSDSRTEKVKSILQNPKVSLTCYHPQKRAQVRIQADALIHQGDDMAHAHWSRVQGEAQKAYNSKLAPGTPIVEPSAAFVWEDQLDDPRYFAVIELKPIMFEVLQLNGLEHQRAQFFLKNDSWEGSWIVP